The following are from one region of the Bacteroidales bacterium genome:
- a CDS encoding DUF3179 domain-containing protein, whose amino-acid sequence MLILYIIAFISLIIGMGAVFTLIEKFPVKLLYYHYRIRKPLIWIIFTGVLVWQILISTNGFSVNSIPPLLIIGLAVIMTYKVHQSTWFKAINFPKMTSETENIPLSKESQLAVIEINGIIKAYPLDFVIHHHIVNDKFNETVIALTYCAMCRSIIPFDVTEIGPLFVASFKNANMVVADKKTKTFFQQASFNSIIGKLHPYTLKMISFQILSWEDVKKLKPVPKIAVITENDLRSFKLPIPGVWKKVMSTELTPGLSNKDKTFPSKMHVIGIIDASVNPKVVYLKSEVLSQKVLRNDDLCFTLISTGKTVNGFKNKVGTHEIYLSLKDRQTITDSKSETTWDLTGKYIGGIVNSNLEPLAISDEYWFSWKNFHPESNLIRISNS is encoded by the coding sequence ATGTTAATACTTTATATAATTGCATTTATATCTTTGATAATAGGGATGGGTGCTGTTTTTACTTTGATAGAAAAATTCCCGGTTAAGTTGCTGTATTATCATTACCGAATAAGAAAACCGTTGATTTGGATTATTTTTACGGGAGTCTTAGTTTGGCAAATACTGATTTCAACAAACGGTTTTTCCGTAAACTCAATTCCGCCGTTGCTGATAATAGGCTTAGCTGTAATTATGACTTATAAAGTCCATCAATCAACCTGGTTCAAGGCAATCAATTTTCCGAAAATGACCTCTGAAACAGAAAATATACCTTTATCAAAAGAAAGCCAATTAGCTGTTATCGAAATCAACGGAATTATTAAAGCATATCCGTTAGACTTTGTCATTCATCATCATATTGTGAATGACAAATTCAACGAAACTGTAATTGCTCTTACCTATTGTGCTATGTGCAGGAGCATTATCCCTTTTGATGTTACAGAAATAGGTCCCTTATTTGTTGCCTCTTTTAAAAATGCTAATATGGTTGTGGCAGATAAAAAGACAAAAACATTTTTTCAACAAGCATCATTCAACTCAATAATAGGAAAACTTCACCCCTACACATTAAAGATGATTTCTTTTCAAATTTTATCATGGGAAGATGTTAAAAAATTAAAACCTGTTCCTAAAATTGCCGTGATAACCGAAAATGACCTCAGATCGTTTAAACTTCCTATACCGGGTGTTTGGAAAAAAGTAATGTCAACCGAATTAACTCCGGGCTTATCAAATAAAGATAAAACATTCCCCTCAAAAATGCACGTTATCGGAATAATTGATGCATCTGTTAACCCAAAAGTTGTTTATTTAAAATCAGAAGTTCTGTCACAAAAGGTTTTAAGAAATGACGATTTATGCTTTACATTAATAAGTACGGGCAAAACCGTAAACGGATTTAAAAATAAAGTAGGAACGCATGAAATATATTTGTCATTAAAAGACCGGCAAACAATTACCGATTCTAAAAGTGAAACAACTTGGGATTTAACAGGAAAATATATAGGCGGCATCGTTAACAGCAATCTTGAACCACTTGCAATTTCTGATGAGTATTGGTTTTCTTGGAAAAACTTTCATCCGGAAAGTAATTTAATAAGAATTAGTAACTCCTGA
- a CDS encoding NADP-dependent malic enzyme → MAKIKKEDALKYHSENRPGKIEVIPTTPHATQRDLALAYSPGVAEPCLEIEKNKDDAYKYTAKGNLVGVISNGTAVLGLGNIGALAGKPVMEGKGLLFKIFGDIDVFDIELDTEDIDKFVETVKIIAPTFGGINLEDIKAPECFEIEKRLKDALDIPIMHDDQHGTAIITASGVVNAVQFAKKKLKDIKVVISGAGAAAMACTNLIISLGVQKKNVVMCDSKGVINKDRKDINKYKKEYITLRKIKTLGDAMKDADLFLGLSVKDTVTKEMVKSMAKNPIIFAMANPDPEITYEDAKDAREDVLMATGRSDYPNQVNNVLGFPFIFRGALDVRATGINEEMKIAAVHAIADLAREDVPEEVSNAYNTKHLVYGRDYFIPKPMDPRLITKVSIAVAKAAMDSGIAKKPIEDFEKYEEELIERTGSGNKLVRRIYTQAKANPKKVIFADAENYNVLRAAEVCIHEGFAEPILLGQKAKILDIITEYKLDDLLESATIIEPYSVEERPRRQKYAQYFYEKRKRKGVRYRDANEKMYNRNYFGMMMIEHGEADAFITGYATKYSEALSPILEVIRCSEEVKNIAGMYVVKTKNRPLFFADTTVNKMPSSQTLVETTLTVARTIKWLGEKPIISMLAYSNFGATEDGSPERVRKAIEILHREHQDIIIDGEMQANFALNTELRDKHFPFTKLKGKKVNTLIFPNLSSGNIAYKMMQEIGEAEVLGPILCGTRRPVHIVQLGSSVREIVNMAAIAVVDAQNPSNKSF, encoded by the coding sequence ATGGCAAAAATAAAAAAAGAAGATGCTTTAAAGTATCATTCAGAGAACAGACCGGGCAAAATTGAAGTTATACCGACAACTCCTCATGCAACACAACGTGATTTAGCATTAGCATACTCTCCCGGAGTTGCAGAACCCTGCTTAGAAATAGAAAAAAATAAAGACGATGCTTATAAATATACTGCAAAAGGTAATTTAGTAGGAGTTATTTCTAACGGAACTGCAGTTTTAGGGCTGGGAAATATAGGAGCATTAGCCGGAAAACCGGTAATGGAAGGAAAAGGTCTTTTATTTAAAATATTCGGAGATATTGATGTTTTTGATATTGAATTAGATACAGAAGATATCGATAAATTTGTAGAAACGGTTAAAATTATTGCTCCTACTTTCGGAGGAATCAACTTGGAAGATATTAAAGCTCCTGAATGTTTTGAAATCGAGAAACGTTTAAAGGATGCTCTTGATATTCCCATAATGCATGACGACCAACACGGAACAGCAATAATTACTGCATCCGGTGTAGTAAATGCGGTTCAATTTGCAAAGAAAAAATTAAAAGACATAAAAGTTGTAATCAGCGGAGCAGGTGCAGCAGCAATGGCTTGTACAAATCTGATTATATCTCTGGGGGTTCAAAAGAAAAATGTTGTAATGTGTGACAGTAAGGGTGTTATAAATAAAGACCGAAAGGACATAAATAAATACAAAAAAGAATATATTACTTTGCGAAAGATTAAAACCTTAGGAGATGCCATGAAAGATGCTGATTTATTTTTGGGTTTATCAGTTAAAGATACCGTTACAAAAGAAATGGTAAAGTCAATGGCAAAAAATCCGATTATTTTTGCAATGGCTAATCCCGACCCTGAAATTACTTACGAAGACGCAAAAGATGCAAGAGAAGACGTATTAATGGCAACCGGTCGTTCAGATTACCCCAACCAAGTAAATAATGTTTTGGGCTTTCCTTTTATTTTCAGAGGAGCACTTGATGTTAGAGCAACAGGTATTAATGAAGAAATGAAAATTGCCGCAGTTCATGCAATTGCAGATTTAGCAAGAGAAGATGTTCCGGAAGAGGTAAGTAATGCATATAATACGAAACACTTAGTTTACGGAAGAGATTATTTCATCCCTAAGCCAATGGACCCCAGATTAATAACGAAAGTTTCAATTGCCGTTGCAAAAGCTGCAATGGATTCGGGTATAGCAAAAAAACCTATTGAAGATTTTGAAAAATATGAGGAAGAACTTATCGAAAGAACCGGTTCAGGCAATAAATTAGTACGCAGAATATATACACAAGCAAAAGCAAATCCCAAAAAAGTTATTTTTGCCGATGCTGAAAACTATAATGTGCTGAGAGCTGCAGAAGTATGTATTCATGAAGGTTTTGCGGAACCGATTTTATTAGGTCAAAAAGCAAAAATTTTAGATATTATTACCGAATATAAATTAGATGACTTGCTTGAATCTGCAACAATAATAGAACCTTATTCAGTTGAAGAAAGACCCAGAAGACAAAAATATGCTCAATACTTTTATGAAAAAAGAAAACGAAAAGGCGTAAGATACAGAGATGCAAATGAAAAAATGTATAATCGTAATTATTTCGGTATGATGATGATAGAACACGGAGAAGCCGATGCTTTTATTACAGGTTATGCAACAAAATATTCAGAAGCTCTAAGCCCGATACTTGAAGTAATCAGATGTTCTGAAGAAGTTAAAAATATTGCCGGTATGTATGTTGTAAAAACAAAAAACAGACCTTTATTCTTTGCCGATACAACTGTTAATAAAATGCCGTCATCTCAAACATTAGTTGAAACAACTTTAACTGTTGCCAGAACTATTAAGTGGTTAGGAGAGAAACCGATTATTTCAATGTTAGCATATTCAAATTTCGGAGCAACAGAAGACGGAAGCCCCGAGCGAGTGAGAAAAGCGATAGAGATACTGCATAGAGAGCATCAAGATATTATTATTGACGGAGAAATGCAAGCAAATTTTGCTCTGAATACTGAATTAAGAGATAAACATTTTCCGTTTACAAAATTAAAAGGCAAAAAAGTAAATACACTAATTTTTCCGAACCTAAGCTCAGGAAATATTGCTTATAAAATGATGCAGGAAATAGGTGAGGCCGAAGTTCTCGGTCCTATCTTATGCGGAACAAGAAGACCTGTTCATATCGTTCAATTAGGTTCATCGGTAAGAGAAATTGTAAATATGGCAGCAATTGCGGTTGTTGATGCACAAAACCCCTCTAATAAGTCATTTTAA
- a CDS encoding IS4 family transposase — MFSRKRKLTIRALIILIMSLNRAIQRELDSFFQKVDSSDYTIREATKGAFSQARAKLNEWGFIRLNEIAADTFYSQSEYYVWNGHRLLAVDGTRLMLPNHKTVKAEFGECSFGPKADSKRSMALASMLYDVLNQISIDAQLAPFKSPGAKKSSEQALLQKHMKKLIPNDLLLLDRGYPSLALFFQLKAQSVEFCIRMKGSWWKEVRKFRESSEKEKIVNFSLPGKDEQTLSEYSEFTDRTIKCRLIKIELDSGEIEILCTSLTDKEKYPYGQFKELYHFRWNEEEAYKLLKNRIELENFSGKTAKAVKQDFHAKIFLLTLSAAYAHPIEERVKEKYKADEKRKYSQKINRTNSIAKTKDILIGMFIKKQYKQALESFDKIVYNTREIIRPNRKNKRKHR; from the coding sequence ATGTTTTCACGTAAGAGAAAGCTGACAATCAGAGCATTAATTATTTTAATCATGTCTTTAAATCGAGCAATTCAACGAGAACTTGATAGTTTTTTTCAAAAAGTAGATTCATCTGATTATACAATTCGAGAAGCAACCAAAGGAGCTTTTAGTCAAGCACGTGCAAAATTAAATGAATGGGGTTTTATTCGCTTAAATGAAATTGCGGCAGATACTTTTTATTCTCAATCTGAATATTACGTATGGAATGGTCATCGGCTGTTAGCAGTTGACGGCACACGTTTGATGTTGCCGAATCATAAGACTGTTAAAGCCGAATTCGGAGAATGTTCATTCGGACCGAAAGCTGACAGCAAACGTTCAATGGCTTTGGCTTCGATGCTTTATGATGTTCTCAATCAAATATCAATTGATGCTCAACTTGCACCTTTCAAGAGCCCCGGAGCCAAAAAGAGTAGTGAACAGGCATTGTTGCAAAAGCACATGAAAAAACTAATACCAAATGATTTGTTGCTACTTGACAGAGGGTATCCGAGTTTGGCATTATTTTTTCAACTTAAAGCACAATCGGTTGAGTTTTGTATCAGAATGAAAGGCAGTTGGTGGAAAGAGGTTCGCAAGTTCAGAGAGAGTTCAGAAAAAGAAAAGATTGTAAATTTCAGTTTGCCTGGAAAAGATGAACAAACGTTAAGTGAATATTCTGAATTTACTGACAGAACTATAAAATGCAGACTAATAAAAATTGAATTGGACAGCGGAGAAATTGAAATATTATGTACTTCATTAACAGATAAAGAAAAGTATCCTTATGGACAATTTAAAGAGCTTTATCATTTTCGTTGGAATGAAGAAGAGGCATATAAATTGTTGAAAAACAGAATAGAACTTGAAAATTTCTCAGGAAAAACGGCAAAAGCCGTAAAGCAGGATTTTCATGCAAAAATATTTTTGCTTACCCTAAGTGCTGCTTATGCACATCCAATTGAAGAGAGGGTTAAAGAAAAATATAAGGCAGATGAAAAAAGAAAATACAGTCAAAAAATAAACAGAACAAATAGTATTGCAAAAACAAAAGATATACTGATTGGAATGTTTATCAAAAAGCAATACAAACAAGCATTAGAATCTTTTGATAAAATAGTTTACAATACAAGAGAAATCATTAGACCTAATCGGAAAAATAAAAGAAAGCATCGGTAG
- a CDS encoding Fic family protein encodes MSEISKVDRFDASWSLIEKREGQTLKQLKAIATVRSVGASTRIEGSKMTDNEVEVLIEKLKVSKLEERDEQEVAGYFEVLDTIAESYKDILISEGNLKNLHKILMNYSKKDEWHRGEYKQVSNSVEAKRLDGSKQIIFETAEPGLATEQAMKDLIEWYHSDKETLPIVKTALFVYDFLSIHPFQDGNGRLSRLLGTLLLLRSGYTWIQYVSFEHEIEHRKAEYYKVLMKTQKQRPGENIDEWLIFFLDCLLNIQDKLMIKLNTHENLSKKIAPRTKNILAYIENHPGSKSSEISTKLDIPLSTVKKALTAMVKNKMIVKYGVGAGTNYLAEKLSPMKSDLMFQLTNKIKEKEFLLMNPSSFIEIKKIILTPLFEWEKPDEWSTKLVNQGLYFKVTGITNTSSSFSQPYTLLAFNSPHYFQPVFTLNSPIKIPLHVKGEIPNLNEFPIKIKIELLGSELTFKFDVMFVYDEV; translated from the coding sequence ATGTCTGAAATCAGTAAAGTAGACAGATTTGATGCTTCTTGGTCTCTTATAGAGAAAAGAGAAGGGCAAACTCTAAAACAACTTAAAGCAATTGCAACAGTTAGAAGTGTTGGAGCATCAACAAGAATTGAAGGCTCTAAAATGACTGATAATGAAGTAGAAGTATTAATAGAGAAACTTAAAGTATCTAAATTAGAAGAACGGGACGAGCAAGAAGTCGCAGGTTATTTTGAAGTACTTGATACAATTGCAGAGTCATACAAAGACATTCTTATTTCGGAAGGGAACTTGAAGAATCTTCACAAAATTCTAATGAATTATTCTAAAAAAGATGAGTGGCATCGAGGAGAATATAAACAAGTTAGCAATTCTGTTGAAGCCAAACGGCTTGATGGTAGTAAACAAATTATATTTGAAACAGCAGAACCGGGACTGGCAACAGAGCAGGCAATGAAAGATTTGATTGAATGGTATCATTCAGATAAAGAAACCCTTCCAATAGTAAAGACTGCCTTATTTGTTTATGATTTTTTAAGTATTCACCCCTTCCAAGACGGGAATGGACGATTAAGTCGATTACTGGGAACTTTATTACTATTAAGGAGTGGCTATACATGGATTCAGTATGTTAGTTTTGAACACGAAATAGAACATAGAAAAGCAGAGTATTATAAGGTGTTGATGAAAACTCAAAAACAAAGACCGGGAGAAAATATAGATGAATGGCTTATCTTCTTTTTAGATTGTCTGCTAAATATACAAGATAAGCTAATGATTAAGTTAAATACTCATGAAAATTTATCAAAAAAAATAGCTCCCAGGACTAAAAATATATTAGCATACATAGAAAACCATCCGGGTAGCAAATCAAGTGAAATTTCAACAAAACTGGATATCCCTCTGTCAACTGTAAAAAAGGCACTTACTGCCATGGTGAAAAACAAGATGATAGTAAAATACGGAGTTGGAGCCGGAACAAATTATTTAGCTGAAAAATTGAGTCCGATGAAATCAGATTTAATGTTCCAATTGACAAATAAAATAAAAGAAAAAGAGTTTTTATTAATGAATCCAAGTTCATTTATTGAAATAAAGAAAATTATACTTACACCATTATTTGAATGGGAAAAACCGGATGAATGGTCAACAAAATTAGTAAATCAAGGACTTTATTTTAAGGTTACAGGAATTACTAATACTAGTAGTTCTTTCAGTCAGCCATACACTTTATTGGCATTTAATAGCCCTCATTATTTTCAACCTGTGTTTACACTCAATAGTCCAATAAAGATTCCGTTACACGTTAAAGGAGAAATTCCTAATCTCAATGAATTTCCAATAAAAATAAAAATTGAATTACTAGGTTCAGAACTAACTTTTAAATTTGACGTAATGTTTGTATATGATGAAGTATAA